From Spirosoma aerolatum, one genomic window encodes:
- a CDS encoding histidine kinase: MRWILCLFLALARLALLAQTVPPVEVGKLPPPRNIGPFTEFFEDTSGDTLPLSVIQQQRFRPFAQKRNERTTNAEQPLLVTWLRFRIQNTHPTDTVRLFYDCWQGLYINAYENNRQLARVGVGVVRPKGSPNTSAVLLRIPPGQTYTYYVQSISRVMSVLPIVSLLYTPEAIYRTTLENAYLESPLLVYLSLLAGSLLFMSLFAFYSYWLNRDRAFLYYGLYTLMGFYLTVQHVDDRFGLDMLQLPRFSLALLFVFYAFFMNQLLAIRSQQPRIWPWVKAFWGLVIVEIVWTGLEEFTGSLFLSNNFLYRFKLLPAWLLLLVLTLALVRSQVPIKKYLLVGVATLAVLAFLPQFLNPFVPNLPPRIEIFVNNPGFWSLTGLAIESLCFAMALAYRSRLVELENTSLHTHYTQELEKQLTERTSEMQMQSQRLEEQRIRQLELSFEQKLGETEMTALRAQMNPHFIFNCLNSIKLYATENNAAKASDYLTKFSRLIRLVLENSRSERVTLRNELDALQLYLEMEAMRFKTKLRFAIEVAESIDTEFVDIPPLLLQPFVENAIWHGLMHKLEGGSVQVRVEQPTDNRLRVTITDDGIGRAKAAELKSKSAMPQKSFGMNVTSERIALINQLYKTQTHIQLTDLVDSEGHPAGTEVVVEIPI, from the coding sequence ATGCGGTGGATTCTCTGCCTTTTTCTGGCCTTGGCTCGCCTGGCTCTATTGGCCCAAACGGTGCCGCCGGTTGAGGTAGGTAAGTTACCACCACCCCGAAACATTGGGCCGTTTACGGAATTTTTTGAAGATACTTCTGGCGATACGTTACCCCTTTCGGTTATTCAGCAGCAACGGTTTCGGCCCTTTGCCCAAAAACGCAACGAACGCACTACCAACGCCGAACAACCTTTGCTGGTAACCTGGCTCCGCTTTCGGATTCAGAACACCCACCCGACCGATACCGTCCGACTCTTTTACGACTGCTGGCAGGGACTTTACATCAATGCGTATGAAAACAACCGCCAACTGGCGCGTGTGGGCGTAGGTGTTGTTCGGCCTAAAGGCTCGCCCAATACGTCGGCAGTCCTGCTCCGAATTCCGCCGGGGCAGACCTATACCTATTACGTGCAATCCATTAGCCGGGTAATGAGTGTGCTCCCCATTGTATCGCTGCTGTATACACCCGAAGCTATTTACAGGACGACCCTCGAAAACGCCTATCTCGAATCGCCTTTGCTGGTTTATCTGTCGTTGTTAGCGGGTAGTTTGCTGTTTATGAGCCTGTTTGCGTTTTATTCGTACTGGCTAAACCGCGATAGGGCGTTTCTGTACTATGGTCTTTATACGTTAATGGGGTTCTATCTGACGGTTCAGCATGTCGATGACCGATTTGGGCTGGATATGCTCCAGTTACCCCGCTTTTCACTGGCATTACTCTTTGTCTTCTACGCCTTTTTTATGAATCAATTGTTGGCCATCCGGTCGCAGCAGCCGCGTATTTGGCCGTGGGTGAAAGCGTTTTGGGGACTGGTTATTGTTGAGATTGTCTGGACAGGGCTTGAAGAATTTACGGGAAGCTTATTTCTTAGCAACAACTTCTTATACCGATTTAAACTGCTGCCAGCATGGTTGCTGCTACTGGTACTTACCCTGGCCTTAGTTCGCAGTCAGGTTCCGATAAAAAAGTATTTGTTGGTTGGTGTAGCTACGTTGGCTGTATTGGCTTTCTTACCGCAGTTTCTGAACCCGTTTGTGCCGAACCTACCCCCACGAATCGAAATTTTTGTGAACAACCCCGGCTTTTGGAGCCTGACCGGGCTGGCTATCGAATCGCTCTGTTTTGCAATGGCGCTGGCTTATCGGAGTCGATTGGTCGAGCTGGAAAACACCTCGCTACACACGCATTATACGCAGGAACTTGAAAAACAACTGACTGAACGAACGTCCGAAATGCAGATGCAGAGTCAACGGCTGGAAGAGCAGCGCATCCGGCAACTCGAACTGAGTTTTGAACAGAAACTGGGCGAAACTGAAATGACGGCACTTCGGGCGCAGATGAACCCGCATTTTATATTCAACTGCCTGAATTCGATCAAGCTCTACGCCACCGAAAACAATGCCGCCAAAGCTTCCGACTACCTGACTAAATTCAGTCGGTTGATTCGGCTTGTACTCGAAAACTCCCGCTCCGAACGGGTAACGCTCCGCAACGAACTCGATGCGTTACAGCTTTATCTGGAGATGGAAGCCATGCGGTTTAAAACCAAACTTCGCTTCGCGATTGAAGTAGCCGAATCGATTGATACCGAGTTTGTCGACATACCGCCCCTACTACTTCAGCCGTTTGTCGAAAACGCCATCTGGCATGGATTGATGCACAAACTGGAAGGCGGCAGTGTACAGGTTCGGGTAGAACAACCGACCGACAATCGGTTGCGGGTAACAATCACGGACGATGGCATTGGCCGGGCAAAGGCCGCCGAGCTAAAAAGTAAATCGGCCATGCCCCAAAAGTCGTTTGGTATGAACGTAACCAGCGAGCGAATTGCCCTGATCAACCAGCTTTATAAAACCCAAACTCATATTCAGCTCACCGACCTTGTCGACTCCGAAGGCCACCCTGCCGGAACCGAAGTGGTCGTGGAGATCCCTATTTAA
- a CDS encoding helix-turn-helix domain-containing protein, giving the protein MPRIPPHPALRPYVRHYLLLHVQMHEVPVHQRIKPIPPDADQSLFFYPRSSVKAITNSTAESRTSAASIFVGQQTSRINIQFGDDHLIIQVCFQPGFLYQLLGKIPISSFQNEEMNAEYLTDAGMKDLNEQLREETDYGRMIGLIEAYLLKKLAQLRPEVLPIDKVILALKDTHLPLSLDWLADQACLSPRQLERKFQERMGMSPKFYARIARFDRTFKLKQQQPQLDWHDVAYACGYFDYSHLMRDFRQFAEVPPSMLLAQDMASPDWGNRF; this is encoded by the coding sequence ATGCCGCGCATACCACCTCACCCTGCCTTGCGCCCGTATGTGCGGCATTATTTGTTGCTTCATGTACAAATGCATGAGGTTCCTGTACACCAACGCATCAAGCCCATTCCGCCCGACGCCGACCAGTCACTCTTTTTTTATCCGCGCAGTTCGGTCAAAGCAATCACCAATAGCACCGCCGAAAGTCGTACATCAGCCGCCAGCATTTTTGTAGGCCAGCAGACCTCTCGCATCAATATCCAGTTTGGCGACGATCATCTGATTATTCAGGTCTGTTTTCAGCCCGGTTTTCTGTATCAGTTGTTAGGTAAAATACCCATCAGTTCATTTCAAAATGAGGAAATGAACGCCGAATACCTGACCGATGCAGGTATGAAAGACCTCAACGAGCAATTGCGGGAAGAAACGGATTATGGCCGAATGATCGGCCTCATCGAAGCGTATCTGCTGAAGAAACTGGCTCAACTTCGCCCCGAAGTTTTACCCATCGACAAGGTTATTCTGGCACTAAAAGACACGCATCTGCCGCTTTCGCTCGATTGGTTGGCCGATCAGGCTTGTTTGAGTCCGAGGCAGTTGGAACGGAAATTCCAGGAACGGATGGGCATGAGCCCGAAGTTTTACGCCCGTATTGCCCGGTTTGATCGTACCTTTAAGTTGAAACAACAACAACCCCAACTCGACTGGCACGACGTGGCTTATGCCTGTGGTTATTTCGACTACTCACACCTGATGCGCGATTTCCGGCAATTTGCCGAAGTGCCTCCTTCAATGCTTCTGGCCCAGGACATGGCTTCGCCCGACTGGGGCAACCGCTTTTAG
- a CDS encoding cupin domain-containing protein has translation MKTSLHFLGYTLVGYLVVAIICQFLPTNRPDFAQVFIPNSRFGNAIQGNEEIILGYANGRVQIQGNVKPHAAGPAEHVHTGFDEPFSVSSGTLSLLVDGKIKRLRAGESFTVPHGTYHKFFNETDSIATATGDAPAEFVFVLTQLYGLMNTDPSIFSSLRFLLQLAVWGNDFDSYLKEGPPPIVVKTLKFLALPIAKIAGYQYANPAYYPKPSPPITVAVPSESAN, from the coding sequence ATGAAAACGTCTCTACATTTTTTAGGCTATACACTAGTCGGTTATCTGGTTGTGGCGATTATCTGTCAGTTTCTTCCAACCAATCGGCCTGATTTTGCTCAGGTATTTATACCCAACAGCCGATTTGGCAATGCCATACAAGGCAACGAGGAGATTATTTTGGGGTACGCAAATGGGCGGGTTCAGATCCAGGGCAACGTGAAACCTCACGCAGCAGGCCCTGCTGAACACGTACACACAGGCTTCGACGAGCCATTTTCCGTTTCCAGCGGGACATTATCCCTATTGGTCGATGGTAAAATCAAACGACTTCGGGCAGGTGAGTCGTTTACGGTGCCACACGGGACGTATCATAAATTCTTCAATGAAACCGATTCAATAGCAACCGCCACGGGCGATGCACCAGCCGAGTTTGTATTTGTACTAACGCAACTATATGGCCTAATGAACACCGATCCTTCTATCTTTTCCTCACTCCGTTTTTTGCTACAACTAGCCGTGTGGGGCAACGATTTCGATTCGTATCTTAAAGAAGGGCCACCACCAATTGTCGTGAAGACGCTTAAATTCTTAGCGTTACCCATCGCCAAAATCGCGGGTTATCAATATGCAAACCCAGCTTATTACCCGAAACCATCCCCACCAATCACTGTGGCCGTACCATCGGAATCTGCAAATTAG
- a CDS encoding winged helix-turn-helix transcriptional regulator, producing the protein MANSRKNKDFNPHNCPVTHCLNRIGGQWKVLILYGISKNCNRFSKLQRAIPTISKQMLVNQLRELEDDGIIERTIYPEIPPRVEYKLTGYGESLMPVIYVMQDWGLKAMEAESQL; encoded by the coding sequence ATGGCTAATTCGCGCAAAAACAAGGATTTTAATCCGCACAACTGCCCGGTTACGCACTGCCTGAACCGAATTGGCGGTCAGTGGAAAGTGCTGATTCTGTACGGCATCAGCAAAAACTGTAATCGGTTCAGTAAGTTGCAACGCGCCATTCCCACCATCAGCAAACAAATGCTGGTCAACCAATTGCGCGAACTGGAAGATGACGGTATTATCGAACGAACGATTTACCCGGAAATTCCACCCCGTGTCGAGTACAAACTGACCGGCTACGGCGAGTCGCTGATGCCCGTGATTTATGTCATGCAGGACTGGGGATTGAAGGCGATGGAGGCTGAAAGCCAGCTATAA
- a CDS encoding S9 family peptidase, whose amino-acid sequence MPLSLVASSYRHVFVCLIALLLPFAGRTQGTLADYQRAEMLNGTFQNKVYDAPGQIQWLPKAHSFWYLKTTANGKEFIKVDADRAAKESAFDQQRLATSLSQLTGRPVLPYQLPFSDITLQPTEVSFRIKDSLFTCPFDTYQCRLNGVISPPANGYWGNQVNEREGKPVPSPDGTYEAFIKNYNVYIRPSRRPTEEVALSYDGSEGEFYSTYMAWSPDSKKLVVNKVRPNTPHLIYLIESSPTDQLQPKLQSRQYLKPGDALPQRFPTLFLIDTKRQIPIPASVIPDQYTITMPHWRNDSRAFTFEYNQRGHQRYTVFEMNSAGNVRPLIDETSKTFIHYSGKNYRYDVADGKEIIWASERDGWNHLYLYDGNGKVKAQITKGEWVVRRVVHVDEAKRTILFEGSGREASQDPYFIQLYRVNFDGTGLTALTHENGNHRLIFSDDYQYMVDSYSRVDEPPTTVLRQTATGKVAMELEKGDIQPLLATGWKLPEVFTAKGRDGKTDIWGIIVRPSNFDPKKTYPVIEYIYAGPHDSFVPKSFVTDSRGSLHEMAELGFIVVQCDGMGTANRSKAFHDVCWKNLKDSGFPDRIAWMKAATQKYPYMDLSRVGIWGNSAGGQSSAAALLHYPDFYKVAVSSSGCHDNRMDKLWWNEQWMGYPIGEQYTESSNTTHAKNLKGKLLLILGELDDNVDPSSTYQFINALIKANKNFDFLMVPGMGHSLGGDYGEHKRRDFFVKHLLGVEPPEWNWQPNITIPKP is encoded by the coding sequence ATGCCTCTTTCTCTGGTTGCTTCGTCCTATCGACACGTATTTGTTTGCTTAATTGCCTTACTTCTGCCTTTTGCAGGTCGAACACAGGGAACATTAGCCGACTACCAACGGGCCGAAATGCTGAACGGTACGTTTCAAAACAAGGTGTACGATGCCCCTGGCCAAATTCAGTGGTTGCCCAAAGCGCATTCGTTCTGGTACCTCAAAACGACAGCCAATGGCAAGGAATTTATCAAGGTCGATGCCGACAGAGCGGCAAAAGAATCTGCTTTCGACCAGCAACGGCTGGCTACGTCGCTGAGTCAATTGACAGGGCGTCCGGTTCTACCTTATCAATTGCCCTTCTCCGATATTACGCTGCAACCAACTGAGGTTTCGTTTCGCATTAAAGACTCCTTGTTCACCTGCCCGTTCGATACTTACCAATGTCGACTAAACGGGGTGATTAGTCCACCAGCCAATGGGTATTGGGGTAATCAGGTCAATGAACGGGAAGGAAAACCCGTTCCGTCGCCCGATGGTACCTATGAAGCATTTATTAAAAATTACAATGTGTACATTCGTCCAAGCCGTCGGCCTACCGAAGAAGTTGCGTTAAGTTATGATGGATCGGAAGGCGAGTTTTATTCCACCTACATGGCCTGGTCGCCCGACTCTAAAAAGCTGGTGGTCAATAAGGTTCGTCCCAATACTCCGCATCTGATTTACCTGATCGAGTCATCGCCAACCGACCAGCTACAACCCAAGCTTCAGTCGCGTCAGTATCTGAAACCGGGTGATGCCCTTCCTCAGCGGTTTCCTACCCTGTTTCTAATCGACACGAAACGGCAGATACCCATACCCGCTTCGGTCATTCCAGACCAATATACCATCACGATGCCTCACTGGCGGAACGACAGCCGGGCGTTTACGTTCGAATACAACCAGCGGGGCCATCAGCGGTATACCGTTTTCGAGATGAATAGTGCGGGTAATGTGCGACCTCTGATCGACGAAACGAGTAAGACCTTTATTCATTACAGCGGAAAAAATTACCGCTACGATGTGGCGGATGGTAAGGAAATCATCTGGGCATCGGAACGCGACGGCTGGAACCACCTCTATCTGTACGATGGTAATGGAAAAGTAAAGGCCCAGATTACCAAAGGTGAATGGGTCGTGCGTCGGGTGGTTCATGTTGACGAAGCCAAACGAACTATTTTATTCGAAGGGAGCGGTCGGGAAGCCAGCCAGGACCCTTATTTCATCCAACTCTACCGGGTCAATTTCGACGGAACGGGTCTGACGGCCTTAACGCACGAAAACGGGAATCATCGACTGATCTTCTCCGACGATTATCAGTATATGGTCGATAGCTATTCCCGCGTCGACGAACCACCCACTACCGTCCTTAGACAAACGGCAACGGGCAAAGTGGCGATGGAATTGGAAAAGGGCGATATTCAGCCACTCCTGGCTACGGGTTGGAAACTCCCGGAAGTGTTCACGGCCAAAGGTCGGGATGGGAAAACGGATATTTGGGGTATTATTGTGCGTCCGTCCAATTTCGACCCGAAGAAAACCTATCCCGTTATCGAGTACATTTATGCTGGACCACACGACTCATTTGTACCCAAAAGTTTCGTGACCGATTCGCGGGGCTCCCTGCACGAAATGGCTGAGCTGGGCTTTATCGTGGTGCAATGTGATGGTATGGGTACTGCCAACCGCTCGAAAGCCTTCCACGACGTATGCTGGAAAAACCTGAAAGACAGCGGCTTCCCTGACCGGATCGCCTGGATGAAAGCAGCTACCCAGAAATACCCGTATATGGATCTGAGCCGGGTGGGTATCTGGGGCAATTCGGCAGGAGGCCAAAGCTCGGCAGCGGCATTGCTCCACTATCCAGACTTTTATAAAGTGGCCGTTTCGTCGTCGGGCTGTCACGATAACCGGATGGATAAACTATGGTGGAATGAGCAATGGATGGGCTATCCGATAGGCGAACAGTATACCGAATCCTCCAACACAACCCACGCTAAAAACCTGAAGGGTAAGCTTTTATTGATTCTGGGCGAGCTGGACGACAACGTCGATCCCTCTTCGACCTATCAGTTCATCAATGCGCTAATCAAAGCCAACAAAAATTTCGATTTCCTGATGGTTCCGGGTATGGGCCATTCACTGGGTGGTGACTATGGTGAACACAAACGACGTGATTTCTTCGTAAAACACCTGCTGGGCGTAGAGCCGCCCGAATGGAACTGGCAACCCAACATCACGATCCCCAAGCCATAA
- a CDS encoding SDR family oxidoreductase: MKPVNNFILTGSTGVLGSHIVYELMVRIHQSGYVGKLILLIRSKRTKSVQERFDELLNPDLMPEYMNQLDIDRLKTDHIDLISYDISNATDLTQYLTTKTEKYHLIHCAASVNLGTTPSACEEIKRTNYYGTIQLINQLQPYIIKVSYVSTAFAFRPQFLKEQNLASYRNHYESFKAKIEEDIPNLCEQYGLDWQILRPSIIAGRLMDAPYHVIYRFLVFYLFGAFFYRAKEMYGHMNIRIALNPKAGLNMVPVDYAAKVIVRALSTEINDLNIVHSRYVPNTFAVPTMLEAAGWTNYAFVTEIPTDQNEIEKLYYRTAGAQLSQYLLADDYTFDMQILRELMHDVEEPNLEENFTALCRYAADQKFKHMMAY, encoded by the coding sequence ATGAAACCAGTCAACAACTTCATCTTAACCGGATCAACGGGTGTTTTAGGATCGCACATTGTTTACGAACTGATGGTACGCATCCACCAAAGTGGCTATGTCGGTAAACTAATCCTGCTGATACGCAGTAAACGTACTAAGTCGGTGCAGGAACGGTTTGACGAGTTACTTAACCCCGATCTGATGCCCGAGTATATGAACCAACTGGATATTGATCGGCTAAAAACAGACCATATTGATCTGATCAGCTACGACATCAGTAACGCTACCGATTTAACGCAATACCTGACTACCAAAACGGAAAAATATCACCTGATTCATTGTGCCGCTTCGGTTAATCTGGGCACTACACCCAGTGCGTGTGAAGAGATCAAAAGGACAAATTATTACGGAACCATCCAGCTAATTAATCAGCTACAGCCCTATATTATCAAAGTTAGCTACGTCAGCACCGCTTTTGCGTTCAGACCACAGTTTCTGAAAGAGCAGAACCTGGCCAGCTACCGGAATCACTACGAATCGTTTAAGGCTAAAATCGAGGAGGATATCCCTAACTTATGTGAACAGTATGGGCTGGACTGGCAGATACTTCGGCCGAGTATTATTGCTGGTCGATTGATGGATGCGCCGTACCACGTCATCTATCGGTTTTTGGTCTTCTATCTGTTTGGTGCCTTTTTTTACCGCGCCAAGGAGATGTATGGCCACATGAATATTCGGATTGCGTTGAATCCTAAGGCCGGATTGAATATGGTGCCTGTCGATTATGCGGCCAAGGTAATTGTACGGGCTTTGTCTACAGAAATTAACGATTTGAACATCGTTCACAGTCGGTATGTCCCCAATACCTTTGCCGTGCCGACAATGCTGGAAGCGGCTGGGTGGACCAATTATGCGTTCGTTACCGAAATTCCGACCGATCAGAACGAAATTGAAAAGCTGTATTATCGTACTGCCGGTGCGCAACTCAGCCAGTACCTCCTGGCCGATGATTACACGTTCGATATGCAGATTCTTCGGGAACTGATGCACGATGTGGAAGAACCGAATCTGGAGGAAAATTTCACCGCCCTTTGCCGCTATGCTGCCGACCAAAAGTTTAAGCACATGATGGCCTATTGA
- a CDS encoding Crp/Fnr family transcriptional regulator — protein MIWLLNQISQFAPISLEGQMALASVLVRKEVPKGYVLLEHGQLCRHLYILEKGFARGYYRQEGRDISLWFAFEGDMLASLYSFVSHKPSYTTIEMLEDSIITGISYDQLNELYRNYPEFNLIGRLMTEKYFIELEERTLSFQFQSAAERYHQLIEKHPQLLQKASLGHIASFLGISQETLSRIRAKK, from the coding sequence TTGATCTGGTTACTCAATCAAATCAGTCAGTTTGCTCCTATTAGTTTAGAGGGGCAGATGGCCCTGGCAAGTGTGTTGGTCAGAAAAGAAGTGCCTAAAGGGTATGTGCTTCTGGAGCATGGACAACTATGCAGGCATCTGTATATTCTGGAGAAAGGGTTTGCCCGAGGCTACTACAGGCAGGAGGGTCGGGATATAAGCCTCTGGTTCGCTTTCGAAGGAGATATGTTGGCCTCACTTTACTCGTTTGTGTCGCACAAGCCCAGCTATACGACAATTGAAATGCTGGAAGACAGTATCATTACCGGCATCAGTTACGATCAGTTAAACGAACTCTACCGAAACTATCCAGAGTTTAATCTGATTGGGCGCCTGATGACCGAAAAGTACTTCATTGAACTGGAAGAACGTACCCTGTCGTTTCAGTTTCAATCCGCTGCGGAACGGTACCATCAATTAATCGAAAAGCATCCCCAACTCCTCCAAAAAGCTTCGCTGGGGCACATTGCTTCTTTTCTGGGTATTTCGCAGGAGACCCTAAGCCGAATTCGGGCAAAAAAATGA